Proteins found in one Choloepus didactylus isolate mChoDid1 chromosome 3, mChoDid1.pri, whole genome shotgun sequence genomic segment:
- the LRAT gene encoding lecithin retinol acyltransferase, translating into MKNSVLEVVSLLLEKLLFISSLKLFSSGAPGENKTRGSCSEINSFLRGDVLEVPRTHLTHYGIYLGDNRVAHLMPDILLALTGDRGLRQKVVSNKRLILGVIGKVASVRVDTVEDFAYGADILVNHLDEFLKKKALVNEEVARRAEKLLGVTTYSLLWNNCEHFVTYCRYGTSISPQADKFCENVKIIIRDQRSVLASAVLGLASIVCLGLASYTTLPAIFIPFCLWMVG; encoded by the exons ATGAAGAACTCAGTGCTGGAGGTGGTGTCCCTACTGCTGGAGAAGCTGCTCTTCATCTCCAGCCTCAAGCTCTTCAGTTCAGGCGCCCCGGGAGAGAACAAGACGAGGGGCAGTTGCTCCGAGATCAATTCTTTCCTTCGCGGCGACGTGCTGGAGGTGCCCCGGACCCATCTGACCCACTATGGTATCTATCTGGGCGACAACCGCGTCGCCCACTTGATGCCCGACATTCTCCTGGCCCTGACTGGCGACAGGGGGCTCAGGCAGAAGGTCGTTTCCAACAAGCGTCTCATCCTGGGCGTCATCGGCAAGGTGGCCAGCGTTCGCGTGGACACCGTGGAGGACTTCGCCTACGGAGCCGACATCCTGGTCAATCACCTGGACGAGTTCCTCAAGAAGAAGGCGCTGGTCAACGAAGAGGTGGCGCGGAGGGCGGAGAAGCTGCTGGGCGTGACCACCTACAGCCTACTGTGGAACAACTGCGAGCACTTCGTGACCTACTGCAGATACGGCACCTCCATCAGCCCCCAGGCCGACAAG ttttgtgaGAATGTGAAGATAATTATTCGTGATCAGAGAAGTGTTCTTGCTTCAGCAGTCTTGGGATTGGCGTCTATAGTTTGTCTGGGCTTGGCATCATATACTACCCTTCCTgcaatttttattccattctgtctATGGATGGTGGGCTAA